The Chrysemys picta bellii isolate R12L10 chromosome 12, ASM1138683v2, whole genome shotgun sequence genome has a segment encoding these proteins:
- the LOC101940085 gene encoding olfactory receptor 14A16-like produces MANQTTMNEFFLMAFSDVRELQLLHFVVFLFIYIVSLSGNLSIIMAITLDCHLHTPMYFFLRNLSFLDICFISVTVPKSFINSLMNSSSISFQGCVAQLFLFMSFLATELFLLTIMAFDRYVAICNPLHYAMIINKRRCVKLACGSWVGGGLYSALHTANTFSSPFCGSIINQFFCDIQPLLRISCSESHTGEIALIVFGVCLASSCFALITLSYVQIFSTVQKIPSVEGRCKTISTCLPHLTVIVLFLTSGMFSYMAPTSDSALEQHLVAAFYSVVPPLINPIIYSLRNQEIKTALRKVMDRKLFLLICEEF; encoded by the coding sequence ATGGCCaatcaaaccaccatgaatgaATTCTTTCTAATGGCGttctctgatgttcgggagctgcagcttttacactttgtggtgtttctgttTATTTACATTGTATCCTTGTCAGGGAATCTTAGCATCATCATGGCAATAACCCTGGACtgccaccttcacacccccatgtacttcttcctgagaAATCTATCCTTCTTGGATATTTGCTTCATTTCTGTCACGGTACCCAAGTCCTTCATCAACTCCCTCATGAACAGCTCATCCATTTCTTTCCAGGGATGTGTTGCACAGCTATTTCTATTTATGTCATTCTTAGCTACAGAGCTATTCCTCCTCACAATCATGGCTTTTGACCGATATGTTGCCATCTGCAATCCTCTCCACTATGCAATGATCATAAACAAGAGGAGGTGTGTTAAGTTAGCCTGCGGGTCATGGGTGGGCGGTGGTCTCTATTCTGCTTTGCACACTGCTAACACGTTTTCATCACCCTTTTGTGGGTCCATTATCAACCAGTTCTTCTGTGACATCCAGCCATTGCTGAGGATCTCATGCTCTGAATCCCACACTGGTGAAATTGCACTGATCGTCTTTGGTGTGTGTTTAGCTTCAAGCTGTTTTGCTTTGATAACGTTGTCGTACGTTCAGATCTTCTCAACAGTGCAGAAAATCCCTTCTGTGGAAGGTCGCTGTAAAACCATCTCCACCTGCCTACCCCACCTCACTGTCATTGTTTTATTCCTCACCAGTGGCATGTTTTCGTACATGGCACCAACCTCCGACTCTGCTCTGGAGCAGCATCTGGTGGCTGCATTTTATTCAGTGGTGCCACCCTTGATTAATcccatcatctacagcctgaggaaccaGGAGATAAAAACTGCCCTGAGAAAAGTTATGGACAGGAAGCTTTTCCTTTTGATTTGTGaagaattttaa
- the LOC135974544 gene encoding olfactory receptor 6N1-like has translation MKPTTNKCHGNQTTITEFILLGLGTFPQLHILLFLLFLVIYIVTLAGNILIIALVVADQHLHTPMYFFLGNLSCLETSYTLAIMPRMLTNLLTGDRTISVHACLTQLYFFASLAGAECYLLSVMSYDQYIAICKPLHYSALMNGSFCIKLVAGTWIGGFMFVAFLISMMSQLTFCGPNEIDHFFCDFSPIMKLSCSDTHTLEVIAFINCSIFILPPFLLTLASYGSIISTILRIPSITRRKKAFSTCSSHLIVVSIFYGTLVIVYLLSDSDALRDLNKVFSIFYGVLTPLVNPLVYSLRNKEVREALRKTVLSLQDQISMIGPLNIYKKSDSHK, from the coding sequence ATGAAACCCACAACAAACAAATGCCATGGAAATCAAACGAccatcacagaattcatcctcctgggattgGGGACATTCCCTCAACTGCacattcttctcttcctgctgtttctagtgatctacattgtgACTCTGGCCGGGAACATCCTCATCATTGcactagttgtggctgatcagcaccttcacacccccatgtacttcttcctggggaacttgtcctgcttagAGACCAGTTACACCTTGGCTATCATGCCCAGGATGCTGACCAATCTCttgactggggacagaaccatttctgttCATGCCTGCCTCACACAATTatatttctttgcttctctgGCCGGCGCTGAATGTTATCTCTTATCTGTGATGTCTTATGATCAGTATATAGCGATATGCAAACCTCTGCATTATTCAGCACTCATGAATGGCAGTTTCTGTATCAAGCTGGTGGCTGGGACATGGATAGGTGGATTTATGTTTGTTGCCTTCTTAATATCTATGATGTCACAATTAACATTCTGTGGgcccaatgaaattgaccatttcttttgtgattttagcCCAATAATGAAACTGTCCTGCAGTGACACCCACACCCTGGAAGTTATTGCTTTCATAAATTGCTCCATATTTATATTGCCTCCATTTCTGTTGACCCTAGCATCCTATGGTagtatcatctccaccatcctgagaatTCCTTCCATCACCAGGAgaaaaaaggccttttccacctgctcctctcacctcattgtggtgtcAATTTTCTATGGAACTCTAGTCATTGTATATTTGTTATCAGACTCTGATGCACTGAGGGACCTGAACAAAGTGTTCTCTATCTTTTATGGAGTCCTCACCCCATTGGTCAACCCCCTGgtatacagcctgagaaacaaggaggtgAGGGAAGCCTTGAGAAAAACTGTCCTTAGTTTGCAAGATCAGATCTCCATGATTGGtccattaaatatatataaaaaatctgactcacacaagtag